In Mytilus edulis chromosome 7, xbMytEdul2.2, whole genome shotgun sequence, a single genomic region encodes these proteins:
- the LOC139482840 gene encoding uncharacterized protein — MLKKNVDAVTVLFVAAVVCLSLCSISCSPVFRRSQLQQDLDDVRDLLELYKQSHQPESFSNRNKRNPTIGPDLGYGNRWHAGYTVAHLQQLKHQLTGPNSPGKRSVAIYGWKK; from the exons ATGTTGAAGAAAAATGTAGATGCAGTAACTGTATTGTTTGTTGCAGCAGTTGTTTGTTTAAGTCTGTGTTCAATATCTTGTAGTCCTGTTTTTAGAAG AAGTCAATTGCAACAAGACTTAGACGATGTAAGGGACCTTCTTGAATTGTATAAACAGTCACACCAACCAGAAAG tTTTAGCAATAGAAATAAGCGTAATCCAACGATAGGCCCTGATCTTGGATATGGTAATCGATGGCATGCTGGATACACTGTAGCCCATTTACAACAAT taaaacatCAATTAACAGGACCTAATTCTCCAGGAAAAAGATCTGTGGCAATTTACGGATGGAAAAAATAG